One Qipengyuania gaetbuli genomic region harbors:
- the glnA gene encoding type I glutamate--ammonia ligase, producing the protein MASAKDVLKRIKDEGIEWVDLRFTDPKGKWQHLTMVAKILGEDEFEDGLMFDGSSIAGWKVINESDMILKPDLERVYIDPFSAEPMMIIFCDIVEPSTGEWYARDPRTTAKRAEAFLKSTGIGDTIYVGPEAEFFMFDDVRFEDGYAGSGYAIDDIELPTNTGKEYESGNLAHRPRAKGGYFPVAPVDSAVDIRGEMVSTMIEMGLNCDKHHHEVAAAQHELGLTFGTLVETADNMQIYKYVVHQVAHIYGKTATFMPKPIKADNGSGMHTHMSIWDNGKPTFAGNQYGGLSENCLYFIGGVIKHAKALNAFTNPTTNSYKRLVPGFEAPVLLAYSARNRSASCRIPYGTGDKAKRVEFRFPDAMANPYLAYAALLMAGLDGIQNKIHPGEAMDKNLYDLPPAELADVPTVCGSLREALESLEADHEFLLKGDVFTKDQIDAYAELKWEEVLRVETTPCPAEFDMYYSA; encoded by the coding sequence ATGGCTAGTGCTAAGGACGTCCTCAAGCGCATCAAGGACGAAGGTATCGAGTGGGTCGACCTGCGCTTCACCGATCCCAAGGGCAAGTGGCAGCACCTGACCATGGTCGCCAAGATCCTGGGCGAGGACGAGTTCGAGGACGGCCTGATGTTCGACGGTTCGTCGATCGCCGGCTGGAAGGTCATCAACGAATCCGACATGATCCTGAAGCCCGACCTCGAGCGCGTCTACATCGACCCGTTCAGCGCCGAGCCGATGATGATTATTTTCTGCGACATCGTCGAACCCTCGACCGGCGAATGGTATGCCCGTGACCCGCGCACCACCGCCAAGCGCGCCGAAGCTTTCCTCAAGTCGACCGGCATCGGCGACACCATCTACGTCGGCCCCGAAGCCGAATTCTTCATGTTCGACGATGTCCGCTTCGAAGACGGCTATGCCGGCTCGGGCTACGCCATCGACGACATCGAACTGCCGACCAACACCGGCAAGGAATACGAGAGCGGCAACCTCGCTCACCGTCCGCGCGCCAAGGGCGGCTACTTCCCGGTGGCCCCGGTCGACAGCGCCGTCGACATCCGCGGCGAGATGGTTTCGACCATGATCGAAATGGGCCTCAACTGCGACAAGCACCACCACGAGGTGGCCGCCGCGCAGCACGAACTCGGCCTCACCTTCGGCACGCTGGTCGAAACCGCCGACAACATGCAGATCTACAAGTATGTCGTGCACCAGGTCGCCCACATCTACGGCAAGACCGCGACCTTCATGCCCAAGCCGATCAAGGCGGATAACGGCAGCGGCATGCACACCCACATGTCGATCTGGGACAACGGCAAGCCGACCTTCGCCGGCAACCAGTATGGCGGCCTGTCGGAAAACTGCCTCTATTTCATCGGCGGCGTCATCAAGCACGCCAAGGCATTGAACGCCTTCACCAACCCGACCACCAACAGCTACAAGCGCCTGGTGCCGGGCTTCGAAGCGCCGGTGCTGCTGGCCTATTCGGCCCGCAACCGCTCGGCATCGTGCCGTATTCCCTACGGCACGGGCGACAAGGCCAAGCGCGTCGAATTCCGCTTCCCCGACGCGATGGCCAACCCCTACCTCGCCTATGCCGCGCTGCTGATGGCCGGCCTCGACGGGATCCAGAACAAGATCCACCCGGGCGAAGCCATGGACAAGAACCTCTATGACCTGCCGCCGGCCGAACTGGCCGACGTGCCGACCGTGTGCGGCAGCTTGCGCGAAGCTCTGGAATCGCTCGAAGCCGACCACGAGTTCCTGCTCAAGGGCGATGTCTTCACCAAGGACCAGATCGACGCCTATGCCGAACTGAAGTGGGAAGAAGTCCTGCGTGTCGAAACGACGCCCTGCCCGGCCGAATTCGACATGTACTACAGCGCGTAA
- a CDS encoding P-II family nitrogen regulator translates to MKKIEAIIKPFKLDEVKEALHEIGVSGITVTEAKGFGRQKGHTELYRGAEYVVDFLPKVKLEVVVTDDIAERTVEAIAAAAQTGRIGDGKIFVSSIESALRIRTGEKDEDAI, encoded by the coding sequence GTGAAAAAGATCGAAGCGATCATCAAGCCCTTCAAGCTCGACGAGGTGAAGGAAGCGCTGCACGAAATCGGCGTATCCGGCATCACCGTGACCGAGGCCAAGGGCTTCGGCCGCCAGAAGGGTCACACCGAGCTGTATCGCGGCGCCGAATATGTCGTCGATTTCCTGCCCAAGGTGAAACTCGAAGTCGTCGTCACCGACGACATCGCCGAACGCACCGTCGAAGCGATCGCTGCCGCCGCGCAGACCGGCCGCATCGGCGATGGGAAGATTTTCGTCTCGTCGATCGAAAGCGCGCTGCGCATTCGCACCGGCGAAAAGGACGAAGACGCAATCTGA
- the argC gene encoding N-acetyl-gamma-glutamyl-phosphate reductase produces MHKVFIDGAAGTTGLEIAARLEGRSEFTLITLDDERRKDASARREALNEADVAILCLPDDAAREAVGLIDPASGTRVIDASSAHRTAEGWCYGFPELVGADRVTDARRISNPGCYPTGFLALVAPLVREGLLPADWPYTVNAVSGYSGGGKALIERFEAGGAPAFRAYGYDMAHKHLPEMKRHAGLEHPVIFAPAVVPAYRGMIVEVPLHLGAMATDPGADALRDALRAFYAGSEVVTVRDAGVPGELLLEQDAAPWDGIELAVFGNEGGWNARLVARLDNLGKGASGAAVQNLNLLCGLPETAGLQL; encoded by the coding sequence GTGCATAAGGTCTTCATCGACGGCGCGGCCGGGACCACCGGCCTCGAAATCGCCGCACGGCTGGAAGGCCGCAGCGAATTTACGCTGATCACTCTCGACGACGAACGCCGCAAGGACGCATCCGCCCGGCGCGAGGCGCTGAACGAGGCCGATGTCGCCATCCTCTGCCTGCCCGACGATGCCGCGCGCGAAGCGGTCGGGCTGATCGATCCGGCCAGCGGTACGCGGGTGATCGACGCCTCGTCCGCGCATCGCACCGCCGAGGGCTGGTGCTATGGCTTTCCCGAGCTGGTCGGTGCCGACCGCGTGACCGATGCGCGCCGGATCAGCAATCCAGGCTGCTACCCCACGGGTTTCCTCGCCCTTGTCGCGCCGCTGGTGCGCGAGGGCCTGCTGCCCGCCGACTGGCCCTATACGGTCAATGCCGTCAGCGGATATTCGGGCGGCGGCAAGGCGCTGATCGAACGCTTCGAGGCCGGGGGCGCGCCCGCATTTCGTGCCTATGGCTACGACATGGCGCACAAGCATTTGCCTGAAATGAAGCGTCATGCCGGGCTCGAACATCCCGTGATCTTCGCCCCTGCCGTGGTCCCCGCCTATCGCGGCATGATCGTTGAAGTCCCGCTGCATCTCGGCGCGATGGCCACCGATCCCGGCGCCGATGCCCTGCGCGATGCGCTGCGGGCATTCTATGCCGGATCCGAGGTCGTGACCGTTCGCGATGCGGGCGTGCCGGGCGAACTGTTGCTTGAACAGGATGCCGCGCCGTGGGACGGGATCGAGCTTGCGGTGTTCGGCAACGAAGGCGGCTGGAACGCGCGGCTGGTCGCGCGGCTCGACAATCTCGGCAAGGGTGCGAGCGGGGCTGCGGTGCAGAACCTCAACCTGCTGTGCGGCCTTCCCGAAACCGCCGGCCTCCAGCTTTAG
- a CDS encoding leucyl aminopeptidase family protein: MADTAALIQPDQGQDATLIHLVNKDGFETWAKKLSAPQRAALKAQKFDGSGYQVGIVPDGDGWFAVGGVANPDKLSSWCMAKLAEVLPEGTYRRADGQPGPALHGWQTAQYRFERYKKPEQPVGPRILLTKDAGRIEGAIAEAKAVCLVRDLVNTPAEDMGPADLEDQVEKLAKLHSAKVSVTRGDALERDYPMVHAVGRAAARSHAPRHIHLTWGKESDPVLAIVGKGVCFDSGGLDVKSSAGMLLMKKDMGGAAHAIALAGLIMGAKLPVRLHLLVPAVENAISGNSFRPGDVLKTRKGLTVEIGNTDAEGRLILGDALTRASEEKPDLVIDFATLTGAARVALGPDYPALMTRRDETAQALIEAGKANDDEPWRLPLPEAYREWLNSDIADTNNAHANSFAGASVAGLFLDKFVGEGIDWAHFDTFAWRPMPKPGRPKGGDAYGLRAAWHMLKARYAGT; encoded by the coding sequence ATGGCCGATACCGCCGCTCTCATCCAGCCCGACCAGGGCCAGGACGCAACGCTTATCCACCTTGTGAACAAGGACGGGTTCGAAACCTGGGCGAAGAAGCTCTCCGCACCCCAGCGTGCAGCGCTCAAGGCGCAGAAATTCGACGGCAGCGGATACCAGGTGGGCATCGTCCCCGATGGCGACGGCTGGTTCGCGGTCGGCGGTGTGGCCAATCCCGACAAGCTGTCGAGCTGGTGCATGGCCAAGCTGGCCGAAGTCCTGCCCGAAGGCACCTATCGCCGTGCCGATGGCCAACCCGGTCCGGCGCTGCACGGCTGGCAGACCGCGCAATACCGCTTCGAACGCTACAAGAAACCCGAACAGCCGGTCGGCCCGCGTATCCTGCTGACCAAGGACGCCGGCCGGATCGAAGGCGCCATCGCCGAAGCCAAGGCGGTCTGCCTCGTGCGCGATCTCGTCAACACGCCGGCCGAGGACATGGGCCCGGCAGACCTCGAGGACCAGGTGGAGAAGCTGGCCAAGCTCCACTCGGCCAAGGTCAGCGTGACGAGGGGCGACGCGCTGGAGCGCGATTATCCCATGGTCCATGCGGTCGGGCGCGCTGCGGCGCGCAGCCATGCACCGCGCCACATCCACCTCACCTGGGGCAAGGAAAGCGATCCCGTGCTGGCGATCGTCGGCAAGGGCGTGTGTTTCGATTCCGGCGGTCTCGATGTGAAAAGCTCTGCCGGCATGCTGCTGATGAAGAAGGACATGGGCGGCGCGGCCCATGCCATCGCGCTGGCCGGGCTGATCATGGGTGCCAAGCTGCCCGTGCGCCTGCACCTGCTGGTCCCGGCGGTCGAGAATGCCATTTCCGGCAACAGCTTCCGCCCGGGCGACGTGCTCAAGACCCGCAAGGGACTGACCGTCGAGATCGGCAACACCGATGCCGAGGGGCGCCTGATCCTGGGCGATGCGCTGACCCGCGCGAGCGAGGAAAAACCCGACCTCGTCATCGACTTCGCCACGCTGACCGGCGCGGCGCGCGTGGCGCTCGGCCCCGACTATCCTGCCCTGATGACGCGCCGCGACGAAACCGCGCAGGCGCTGATCGAGGCGGGCAAGGCCAATGACGACGAGCCGTGGCGCCTGCCCCTGCCCGAAGCCTATCGCGAATGGCTCAACTCCGACATCGCCGACACGAACAACGCCCACGCCAATTCCTTTGCCGGGGCGAGCGTGGCGGGCCTGTTCCTCGACAAGTTCGTGGGCGAAGGCATCGACTGGGCGCATTTCGACACTTTCGCATGGCGTCCGATGCCCAAGCCGGGGCGGCCCAAGGGCGGCGACGCCTATGGCCTGCGCGCCGCGTGGCATATGCTCAAGGCGCGCTATGCGGGGACATGA
- a CDS encoding PdaC/SigV domain-containing protein, with protein sequence MRRSLFLISLALSSAACSQSPAENAADEPAPAATADPAEDAGAPAADTAKAVDFEDSDKEGEAVREFAYKWPAAVSATPALARRLTAERDKALAEQKAEWAEALATSPEDCVSCVNRGFEVEWKVVADIPGWLSLSQDLYVFTGGAHGNYGRSSLLWNRETGEGVDGIALFKSPVTLENALGRKLCDALDRQRERKRGMKVDRAAGGIFDDCPGLDEASVLVGSSDGEHFDRIGIYFGPYVAGSYAEGAYELNFPVTASVLDAVKPEFAEAFRVAR encoded by the coding sequence ATGCGTAGAAGCCTGTTCCTGATTTCGCTCGCCCTGTCGAGTGCCGCCTGCTCGCAATCTCCAGCCGAGAACGCGGCGGACGAACCAGCTCCTGCCGCGACTGCGGACCCGGCGGAGGATGCCGGGGCACCGGCCGCCGACACCGCGAAGGCGGTGGACTTCGAGGACAGTGACAAGGAGGGCGAGGCGGTACGCGAGTTCGCCTACAAATGGCCCGCTGCCGTGTCGGCTACCCCTGCGCTTGCCCGGCGGCTGACTGCCGAGCGTGACAAGGCGCTGGCCGAACAGAAGGCGGAGTGGGCCGAAGCGCTGGCTACCTCGCCCGAAGACTGCGTTTCCTGCGTCAACCGCGGTTTCGAGGTCGAATGGAAGGTCGTCGCCGACATCCCCGGCTGGCTCAGCCTTTCGCAGGACCTCTACGTTTTCACCGGCGGAGCTCACGGCAATTACGGCCGCAGCTCGCTCTTGTGGAACCGCGAAACTGGCGAGGGAGTGGACGGCATCGCGCTGTTCAAGTCGCCCGTTACGCTGGAGAATGCGCTGGGCCGCAAGCTTTGCGACGCGCTCGACCGCCAGCGCGAGCGCAAGCGCGGCATGAAGGTGGACAGGGCAGCCGGGGGCATTTTCGACGATTGCCCGGGGCTCGACGAGGCGAGTGTTTTGGTCGGCTCTTCCGACGGCGAGCATTTCGACCGGATCGGGATCTATTTCGGCCCCTATGTCGCCGGATCCTATGCCGAGGGAGCCTACGAGCTGAACTTTCCCGTCACCGCCTCCGTCCTCGACGCCGTGAAGCCCGAATTCGCCGAGGCGTTTCGCGTCGCGCGCTGA
- the map gene encoding type I methionyl aminopeptidase, whose protein sequence is MTEYQVIDSEQTVYRDGTIKLHGPEGFEGMRKAGRLAAQILDELTDFVKPGVTTGEIDDLVRTMTLDGGAVPATMGYRGYAHSCCTSINHVICHGIPGDKALKDGDIINIDVTPLLDGWHGDTSRMYLVGDVPLKARRLVDVTYECLMLGIEAASQPGACLGDIGAVIEAHARQNRYGVVQEFCGHGLGRLFHDAPEVIHTGRKGTGPLLKPGMFFTIEPMINLGRPHAKMLSDGWTAVTRDKSLSAQFEHSIGITENGVEIFTESPKGLHKPPYS, encoded by the coding sequence ATGACCGAATACCAGGTGATCGACAGCGAACAGACCGTCTACCGCGACGGGACCATCAAGCTCCACGGGCCGGAAGGCTTCGAAGGCATGCGCAAGGCCGGGCGGCTGGCTGCGCAGATCCTCGACGAGTTGACCGATTTCGTGAAGCCGGGCGTGACCACGGGCGAGATCGACGATCTCGTGCGGACCATGACGCTGGATGGCGGCGCGGTGCCCGCGACCATGGGCTATCGCGGCTATGCGCACAGCTGCTGCACTTCGATCAACCACGTGATCTGTCACGGCATCCCGGGCGACAAGGCGCTCAAGGACGGGGACATCATCAATATCGACGTGACCCCGCTGCTCGACGGCTGGCACGGCGATACCAGCCGGATGTACCTGGTCGGCGATGTTCCGCTGAAGGCCAGGCGGCTGGTCGACGTGACCTACGAATGCCTCATGCTCGGCATCGAGGCGGCCTCGCAGCCGGGCGCGTGTCTCGGCGATATCGGTGCAGTGATCGAGGCGCATGCGCGCCAGAACCGTTACGGCGTGGTGCAGGAATTCTGCGGCCACGGCCTCGGCCGCCTGTTCCACGATGCGCCCGAAGTGATCCATACCGGCCGCAAGGGCACCGGGCCGCTGCTGAAGCCGGGGATGTTCTTCACCATCGAACCGATGATCAACCTTGGCCGTCCGCACGCCAAGATGCTCAGCGACGGCTGGACCGCCGTGACGCGCGACAAGTCGCTTTCGGCGCAGTTCGAACACTCGATCGGCATCACCGAGAACGGCGTGGAAATCTTCACCGAAAGCCCCAAGGGCCTCCACAAGCCGCCTTACTCGTAA
- a CDS encoding heme exporter protein CcmB — protein sequence MSGFATLLRRDLGLLLPGGRGGAGVLPLLFFLAVAMLYPFAVGPDAQLLGRTGGGVIWVAALLAAILPLEKLVSGDLEAGVFDQLALRGVSEEWAMASRLIAHWLAFAPLLLVATLPAAALLGLSGETTRTVLLGLLAGTPGLAAVGLAVAALTASLRGGAALAGLMVIPLAVPILIFGAGSLARPDPSGILLTAAISLGLCALAPIAAGAAIRAARES from the coding sequence ATGAGCGGGTTTGCGACCCTGCTGCGCCGCGATCTCGGCCTGCTGCTGCCCGGCGGACGCGGCGGCGCGGGCGTCTTGCCGCTGCTGTTTTTCCTTGCCGTCGCCATGCTCTATCCCTTCGCGGTCGGGCCCGATGCGCAATTGCTCGGCCGGACTGGCGGCGGCGTGATCTGGGTGGCGGCGCTGCTGGCGGCGATCCTGCCGCTGGAAAAGCTGGTGTCGGGCGATCTGGAGGCCGGGGTGTTCGACCAGCTGGCCCTGCGCGGCGTGAGCGAGGAATGGGCCATGGCCTCGCGCCTCATCGCGCACTGGCTCGCCTTTGCGCCGCTGCTGTTGGTGGCAACGCTGCCCGCTGCAGCCCTGCTCGGCCTGTCGGGCGAGACGACGCGAACGGTACTTCTCGGCCTGCTGGCGGGCACGCCGGGACTTGCCGCCGTTGGACTTGCCGTCGCGGCACTGACCGCCAGCCTGCGCGGCGGCGCAGCGCTTGCCGGATTGATGGTGATCCCGCTCGCCGTGCCGATCCTGATCTTCGGAGCCGGCAGCCTCGCCCGCCCTGATCCGAGCGGGATTCTACTGACCGCTGCTATCAGCCTCGGCCTGTGCGCCCTCGCCCCGATTGCCGCAGGCGCGGCGATCCGGGCTGCACGGGAAAGCTAG
- the ccmA gene encoding heme ABC exporter ATP-binding protein CcmA, translating to MQARLAAMDLACRRGERLLFRGLSFSCEPGAALQVAGANGVGKSSLIRILAGLLRPFAGRVESEGAMGLVDERLALDANLPLGQALGFWESLDGCRDAGRAFEVLQLDPLLDVPVRYLSTGQKKRAALARLLNRNCPIWLLDEPLNGLDTQAMKSVEALVALHCGRGGIAVVASHQPMALPDPQKIDLPRFSA from the coding sequence ATGCAAGCGCGCCTCGCAGCAATGGACCTCGCCTGCCGCCGCGGCGAGCGGCTGCTTTTCCGTGGGCTGTCCTTTTCCTGCGAACCGGGTGCCGCGCTGCAGGTCGCAGGCGCCAACGGCGTCGGCAAGTCGAGCCTCATCCGCATCCTTGCCGGCCTGCTGCGCCCGTTTGCCGGGCGGGTCGAAAGCGAAGGCGCCATGGGCCTCGTCGACGAACGGCTGGCGCTCGATGCGAACCTGCCGCTGGGCCAGGCGCTCGGTTTCTGGGAAAGCCTCGACGGGTGCCGCGATGCGGGCCGCGCGTTCGAGGTCCTGCAGCTGGATCCGCTGCTTGACGTACCCGTGCGCTACCTGTCCACCGGCCAGAAGAAACGCGCCGCGCTTGCCCGCTTGCTCAATCGCAACTGCCCGATCTGGCTGCTCGACGAGCCGCTGAACGGTTTGGACACGCAGGCGATGAAGAGCGTGGAGGCGCTGGTGGCGCTGCATTGCGGGCGCGGCGGCATTGCGGTCGTCGCCTCGCACCAGCCGATGGCGCTGCCCGATCCGCAGAAGATCGACCTTCCGAGGTTCTCGGCATGA
- a CDS encoding 4a-hydroxytetrahydrobiopterin dehydratase, giving the protein MAAVEQLTEEERTTWLRALPKWSLARDGAAIERKFEFSDFAEAFSFMTRVAIMAEKRDHHPEWFNVYNRVEITLTTHDAGGLSLRDVNMAKKIDALV; this is encoded by the coding sequence ATGGCCGCCGTCGAACAATTGACCGAGGAAGAACGCACCACCTGGCTGCGTGCGCTGCCCAAGTGGTCGCTGGCTCGCGACGGCGCTGCGATCGAGCGCAAGTTCGAATTTTCCGACTTCGCCGAGGCGTTTTCCTTCATGACGCGCGTCGCCATCATGGCGGAAAAGCGCGATCACCATCCCGAATGGTTCAACGTCTACAACCGCGTGGAGATCACCCTGACCACCCATGACGCGGGCGGGCTGTCGCTGCGCGATGTCAACATGGCCAAGAAGATCGACGCGCTGGTCTAG
- a CDS encoding alpha/beta hydrolase, protein MKISHFLPLAALALAVPGAAQLPQAEPYVLGQTYTVSTEILEGESRKVTVRLPVEYEAEPERRFSVVYLLDGGPDQDFAHIAGISQSREMNYSFEPFILVSIQSVNRRHELAPPVADPRPYEQFLNATPGGSPAYRRFLREELKPLIEANFRTDGHDAIIGESLAALFVVETLLEDPELFDDYIAISPSLWWEEMKYGREAPRYFARHPAGKRRLYLTTANEGDWHREGTERLVAALRSDAPESLRWTFVDAGESETHGTLLHPMALDAFRALYGTPSREYRGSPLIGGPAITERTAEEKALLESECTRDNSSAMTPGTAERGREALYYRCLLLELGPAPREGTLGD, encoded by the coding sequence GTGAAAATCAGCCATTTCCTGCCGCTTGCGGCACTCGCCCTCGCCGTGCCCGGTGCCGCGCAGCTTCCGCAGGCAGAGCCTTACGTGCTCGGCCAGACCTACACGGTTTCGACCGAAATTCTCGAAGGCGAGAGCCGCAAGGTGACGGTGCGCCTGCCGGTGGAATACGAAGCCGAGCCCGAACGGCGGTTCTCGGTCGTCTACCTGCTCGACGGCGGGCCGGACCAGGATTTCGCGCATATCGCCGGCATCTCCCAGAGCCGCGAGATGAACTATTCGTTCGAGCCGTTCATCCTCGTCAGTATCCAGAGCGTGAACCGGCGGCACGAACTGGCCCCGCCCGTGGCCGACCCGCGCCCTTACGAGCAATTCCTCAACGCGACGCCCGGCGGTTCGCCCGCGTACCGCCGCTTCCTGCGCGAGGAACTGAAGCCGCTTATCGAGGCGAATTTCCGCACCGACGGGCACGATGCGATCATCGGAGAATCGCTTGCTGCTTTGTTCGTGGTCGAGACGCTGCTCGAAGACCCCGAACTGTTTGACGACTACATCGCGATCTCGCCCTCGCTGTGGTGGGAAGAAATGAAATACGGGCGCGAGGCGCCACGCTATTTCGCGCGTCATCCGGCGGGCAAGCGCCGGCTTTACCTCACCACCGCGAACGAGGGTGACTGGCACCGCGAAGGGACCGAACGGCTGGTCGCGGCGCTGCGCAGCGATGCACCCGAAAGCCTGCGCTGGACCTTCGTGGACGCAGGCGAGAGCGAGACGCACGGCACGCTCCTCCACCCGATGGCGCTCGACGCCTTCCGCGCGCTCTACGGCACGCCCAGCCGCGAATATCGCGGCAGCCCGCTGATCGGCGGCCCCGCGATTACCGAGCGTACGGCAGAAGAGAAGGCCCTGCTCGAGAGCGAATGCACGCGCGACAACAGCAGCGCGATGACGCCGGGCACCGCCGAACGCGGGCGCGAGGCGCTTTATTATCGCTGCCTGCTGCTGGAACTCGGCCCTGCCCCGCGGGAAGGGACGCTGGGCGACTAG
- a CDS encoding SDR family oxidoreductase — MSQRKAIFITGGGSGIGRAIALKFASEGWFVGLGDIDQRGMDETLQLIENGFTYTHKFDVRDRAAWDTALDGFSTAAGGRIDVLANNAGIPLGGALVENSTEEIERCLDINLKGVLFGAQAAYPHLKKTAPGSCLLNTASAAGIYGTPGASVYTATKFGVKGITESLDGEWADDGILVRSLCPSFIDTPLLEHAPNAQSNEAIRQRVKDAGLEITPVTDVAEAAWAAVHGDKLHTLVGKTARSLAFGARWMPGRVRKQTRSSLRPLGQ, encoded by the coding sequence ATGAGCCAGCGTAAGGCCATTTTCATCACTGGCGGCGGATCGGGCATCGGCCGCGCCATCGCGCTCAAGTTCGCCTCGGAAGGCTGGTTCGTCGGCCTCGGCGATATCGACCAGCGCGGCATGGACGAGACGCTGCAGCTGATCGAAAACGGCTTCACCTACACGCACAAGTTCGACGTGCGCGACCGCGCGGCATGGGACACGGCGCTCGACGGCTTCTCCACCGCGGCAGGCGGGCGCATCGACGTGCTCGCCAATAATGCCGGCATCCCGCTGGGCGGTGCGTTGGTCGAGAACAGCACCGAGGAAATCGAGCGATGTCTCGATATCAACCTCAAGGGCGTATTGTTCGGCGCGCAGGCGGCCTACCCCCACCTCAAGAAGACAGCGCCGGGCTCCTGCCTGCTCAACACCGCGAGCGCTGCGGGCATTTACGGCACGCCCGGAGCAAGCGTCTACACGGCGACCAAGTTCGGGGTGAAGGGCATTACCGAAAGCCTCGACGGCGAATGGGCGGATGACGGCATCCTAGTGCGCTCGCTGTGCCCCAGCTTTATCGACACGCCGCTGCTCGAACACGCGCCCAATGCGCAGAGCAACGAGGCGATCCGCCAGCGTGTGAAGGACGCGGGGCTGGAAATCACGCCGGTCACCGATGTCGCGGAAGCGGCCTGGGCCGCAGTGCATGGCGACAAGCTTCACACGCTGGTCGGCAAGACCGCGCGCAGCCTTGCCTTCGGCGCGCGTTGGATGCCCGGACGGGTGCGCAAGCAGACCCGCTCCAGCCTGAGGCCGCTCGGCCAATAG
- a CDS encoding DNA-3-methyladenine glycosylase family protein: protein MGLTNSQLREHLDAVAAQDKVVAGALERCGYPEERIRPTGYRTLLRTIVGQQVSVAAAASVWNKLEAELGEEMQAHELLARDFDTLRACGLSRQKQGYARSLCELVASGELEFDSLPEDDEQAIAELTRIKGIGRWSAEIYLLFAEGRQDIWPAGDLAVQEAVGRLLDLPARPGEKETRTLGDRWKPYRGAMAIFTWHTYNNAAL from the coding sequence GTGGGCCTGACCAATTCGCAATTGCGCGAGCATCTCGATGCCGTCGCCGCGCAGGACAAGGTGGTGGCCGGCGCGCTGGAACGCTGCGGCTATCCCGAAGAGCGCATCCGGCCCACCGGCTATCGCACCCTGCTGCGCACCATCGTTGGCCAGCAGGTCAGCGTGGCCGCAGCCGCCTCGGTCTGGAACAAGCTGGAGGCCGAACTGGGCGAGGAGATGCAAGCCCACGAACTGCTTGCCCGCGATTTCGACACGCTGCGCGCCTGCGGCCTCTCGCGCCAGAAGCAGGGCTATGCCCGGTCCCTGTGCGAACTGGTGGCAAGCGGCGAACTGGAATTCGACAGCCTGCCGGAAGACGACGAGCAAGCCATCGCCGAGCTTACCCGCATCAAGGGGATCGGGCGCTGGTCGGCGGAAATCTACCTGCTGTTCGCCGAAGGGCGGCAGGATATCTGGCCGGCGGGCGACCTTGCCGTGCAGGAAGCGGTCGGACGCCTGCTCGACTTGCCTGCCCGGCCCGGCGAGAAGGAAACCCGCACGCTGGGTGATCGGTGGAAGCCCTATCGCGGGGCGATGGCCATCTTCACCTGGCACACCTATAACAACGCGGCGCTGTGA
- a CDS encoding 2Fe-2S iron-sulfur cluster-binding protein, whose protein sequence is MPRLIVTTREGETSEIEVEDGLTVMEAIRDNGFDELLALCGGCCSCATCHIHVDPAFADKLPAMSEDEDDLLESTDHRTETSRLSCQIPFTGDLDGMKVTIAPED, encoded by the coding sequence ATGCCCAGGCTGATCGTCACCACCCGCGAAGGCGAGACGAGCGAGATCGAGGTCGAGGACGGCCTCACCGTAATGGAAGCGATCCGCGACAACGGCTTCGACGAGCTGCTGGCGCTGTGCGGCGGCTGCTGTTCGTGTGCGACCTGTCACATCCATGTCGACCCCGCCTTTGCCGACAAGCTTCCGGCGATGAGCGAGGACGAGGACGATCTGCTCGAATCGACCGACCACCGCACCGAAACCTCGCGCCTGTCGTGCCAGATCCCCTTCACCGGCGATCTCGACGGGATGAAGGTTACTATCGCCCCTGAAGATTGA